The following are encoded together in the Salvia hispanica cultivar TCC Black 2014 chromosome 6, UniMelb_Shisp_WGS_1.0, whole genome shotgun sequence genome:
- the LOC125197214 gene encoding TVP38/TMEM64 family membrane protein slr0305-like, which yields MAFKFSWVSLMKVSLFLLLIGAILVACFTLPVEKILKDFLVWIEQDLGPWGPLVLAVAYIPLTVLAVPASILTLGGGYLFGLPIGFFADSIGATLGAGAAFLLGRTIGRSFVISKLKDYPKFRAVTIAIERSGFKIVLLLRLVPLLPFNMMNYLLSVTPVPIVHYMLATWLGMMPITFTLVYVGTTLKDLSDVTHGWHEFSRTRLAFIFLGLLMSVVLIICITRVAKSALEKALAETGACLDGDALPQSLPLMSSPLVNLDEPLIIKIDTDQDNHEH from the exons ATGGCATTCAAATTTAGTTGGGTTTCGCTGATGAAGGTTTCGCTATTTCTGCTGCTGATTGGGGCTATTTTAGTTGCTTGCTTCACTCTCCCTGTCGAGAAG ATACTGAAGGATTTTTTAGTATGGATAGAGCAAGATCTTGGCCCTTGGGGTCCCCTAGTGCT GGCTGTTGCATACATTCCTTTAACGGTGTTGGCTGTTCCAGCTTCCATACTGACT CTGGGTGGTGGATATCTCTTTGGCTTGCCTATTGGTTTTTTTGCTGATTCTATTGGTGCAACATTAGGTGCTGGGGCTGCATTTCTTCTTGGGCGAACA ATAGGAAGATCCTTTGTGATTTCCAAATTAAAAGATTATCCCAAGTTCCGAGCAGTTACAATTGCTATTGAGAGATCAGGATTTAAG ATCGTGTTGTTGCTCCGGCTTGTTCCTCTACTTCCCTTCAACATGATGAACTACCTCTTATCCGTGACTCCAGTACCTATTGTTCATTACATGCTAGCAACATGGTTGGGCATGATG CCGATCACTTTTACTTTGGTCTATGTGGGAACTACATTAAAGGATCTTTCTGATGTAACACATGGATGGCATGAATTCTCCAGAACCCGATTG GCATTTATCTTCCTGGGTCTTCTGATGTCTG TGGTGTTGATAATATGCATCACAAGAGTTGCAAAATCTGCTTTAGAAAAGGCTTTAGCTGAAACCGGGGCCTGTCTAGATGGAGATGCCTTGCCACAATCGTTGCCTCTCATGTCCTCTCCTTTGGTCAACCTCGATGAGCCACTTATAATCAAGATTGATACCGATCAAGACAACCACGAACACTAG
- the LOC125197215 gene encoding uncharacterized protein LOC125197215: MTNLSLVSCFNVCRDQTQVSGPGTRIWNCTEKTIELQVRVGCILKKVHTLKAGSSKRLKSKNIYKAYMPGKAKGIKDLLYYYDETCHPYIWIHDAGCDFSRMLKQQYISLEDLRDCSEIKVFRDHQRGCITVRKKSRPDFC, from the coding sequence ATGACTAATCTGAGCTTGGTTTCTTGCTTCAACGTATGCAGGGATCAGACGCAGGTCTCAGGGCCCGGGACGAGGATCTGGAACTGCACGGAGAAGACCATTGAGCTTCAAGTGAGAGTCGGGTGTATACTGAAGAAGGTTCACACATTGAAGGCGGGGTCATCAAAGAGGTTGAAGAGCAAGAACATCTACAAGGCGTACATGCCGGGAAAGGCTAAGGGGATAAAGGATTTGCTTTACTACTATGATGAAACATGCCATCCATACATATGGATACATGATGCTGGGTGTGATTTTTCTAGGATGCTTAAGCAGCAGTATATTAGTCTTGAGGATTTGAGAGATTGTTCGGAGATCAAAGTCTTTAGGGATCATCAGAGGGGATGCATAACGGTTCGTAAGAAATCGAGGCCtgatttttgttga
- the LOC125196286 gene encoding heavy metal-associated isoprenylated plant protein 32-like — translation MSQEEFLKVQTCVLKVHIHCDGCKQKVQKILKKIDGVYTTKVESEQGKVTVSGNVDAGTLIKKLSKKGKHAEIWGAPNDNPSKNANNKVQPPPPPPKNSGGGNKGGPPQQIKALQDLKLPPLNANPNPNPGNQKAMKPSLPEEEGLSDDEEDYDDDDEDEDEDDAATKMKQPPQMPNMMMPQMKKKAANAGGNGKNKEGGGGAAGGTIPIQRVNQGVAGAGAGAGVGKKGGNQNQGKAGKKGGGGAANMNNFIAKKGGGNDVGPMGNMPMPNLPPMANLAAVNGGGAGSGYFQGGPPGPDQMGGNPLYQQQVAPMMMNQQRAAGNQGFQPMMMNQQHAAGNEGFQPMMMNQQRAAGNEGFQPMMYAPLPPDVNYMPPYPPYPYPAPPGQLANQFSMFNDENTSSCTVM, via the exons ATGAGTCAAGAAGAGTTCTTGAAGGTCCAG ACTTGTGTTCTCAAAGTCCATATACACTGTGATGGGTGTAAACAAAAAGTGCAgaaaatcttgaagaaaatcGATG GCGTCTACACCACGAAAGTAGAATCCGAGCAGGGTAAGGTTACGGTTTCCGGAAATGTGGACGCCGGCACGCTCATCAAGAAGCTTTCGAAAAAAGGAAAGCATGCCGAAATCTGGGGCGCCCCCAATGACAATCCATCCAAGAATGCCAATAACAAGGTCCagccgcctccgcctccgcctaAGAACAGCGGTGGCGGCAACAAAGGAGGGCCGCCGCAGCAGATAAAAGCGCTTCAAGATCTGAAGCTGCCGCCGCTCAACGCCAACCCCAACCCCAACCCCGGCAACCAAAAGGCGATGAAGCCGAGCTTGCCGGAGGAAGAGGGACTGAGTGATGATGAGGAGGACTacgacgatgatgatgaagacgaagacgaGGATGATGCAGCGACAAAGATGAAACAGCCGCCGCAAATGCCTAATATGATGATGCCAcagatgaagaagaaggccGCCAATGCTGGTGGAAATGGGAAGAACAAagaaggcggcggcggtgCAGCTGGTGGGACTATACCTATTCAAAGGGTGAATCAAGGTGTGGCTGGGGCTGGGGCTGGGGCTGGTGTTGGGAAAAAAGGtggaaatcaaaatcaaggGAAGGCTGGCAAAAAAGGTGGCGGTGGGGCTGCAAATATGAACAATTTCATAGCTAAGAAAGGGGGTGGAAATGATGTGGGCCCTATGGGAAATATGCCAATGCCCAATTTACCACCCATGGCAAATCTGGCTGCTGTTAATGGCGGCGGTGCTGGCTCAGGCTACTTCCAAGGTGGACCCCCAGGGCCGGATCAAATGGGAGGGAACCCTCTCTATCAACAGCAGGTGGCGCCAATGATGATGAACCAGCAGCGCGCCGCAGGAAACCAGGGCTTCCAGCCGATGATGATGAACCAGCAGCACGCCGCGGGCAACGAGGGCTTCCAACCGATGATGATGAACCAGCAGCGCGCCGCAGGCAATGAGGGCTTCCAGCCGATGATGTATGCACCACTGCCACCAGATGTGAACTACATGCCACCCTATCCTCCTTACCCTTACCCAGCACCCCCGGGCCAGCTGGCCAATCAGTTCTCGATGTTCAACGACGAGAACACCTCCAGCTGCACCGTGATGTGA